In Arthrobacter alpinus, a single window of DNA contains:
- a CDS encoding amidohydrolase: MSLTMYRNGSVYSAADPFATAMLVDGDVVAWVGSEHAATSLLDSRMREVDLRGALVAPGFVDSHVHVTETGLALESLDLGGAASATAMLDSVALAAASLAAGGLLLGHGWDNALWEDPRLPGAAELERAAGGREVYLARVDVHSALVSASLAQRCGLAAMPGWDGDGLVSGVAHTTARDAARTLTPERRATVQERALRHAAANGYVALAEMSAPHVGSGEDLAQLMSMGQAFPQVLPYWGQLVGSADEARDVLAHLAGLGVDVLGLAGDLNIDGSLGSRSALLRQPYADAPETWGKAQLTVEQVVKHLAATSELGLTGGFHVIGDGGMDIAVAGLEEATKMVGIDKIRAAGHRLEHAEMVDDAALAALAHHAVGVSVQPAFDAAWGGSSGMYAQRLGVQRALALNPLARFYGAGVPAFFGSDAPVTPLNPWASVRAALNHHEESSRISARAAFIAHTRAGWRAAKSENPFHGQLAPGAPASFAIWDVEQLMVQVADERVQSWSTDPRARTPLLPALDGDNDPRCLQTVHLGRELYASEDFNSMAEHA, translated from the coding sequence ATGTCATTAACCATGTACCGAAACGGCTCCGTCTACAGCGCCGCCGATCCCTTTGCGACGGCCATGCTGGTGGACGGTGATGTAGTTGCGTGGGTTGGCTCCGAACACGCGGCGACCTCCCTCTTGGACTCCCGCATGCGTGAAGTGGATCTGCGTGGGGCCCTCGTTGCTCCGGGATTTGTGGACTCGCACGTCCATGTCACCGAAACCGGCCTTGCCCTGGAATCGTTGGACCTTGGCGGCGCGGCTTCCGCCACGGCGATGCTGGACAGCGTGGCCTTGGCGGCTGCGAGTCTTGCCGCAGGTGGCTTGCTTCTTGGCCACGGGTGGGACAACGCCCTATGGGAAGACCCTCGCCTTCCCGGTGCCGCTGAGTTGGAACGAGCAGCCGGCGGGCGTGAAGTGTATCTTGCCCGCGTTGACGTACATTCGGCTCTGGTCTCGGCAAGTCTGGCCCAGCGCTGTGGGCTGGCAGCCATGCCTGGTTGGGACGGTGACGGCCTGGTGAGCGGCGTCGCGCACACAACCGCCCGGGATGCGGCCCGCACGCTTACGCCGGAGCGTCGTGCCACGGTACAGGAGCGAGCCCTGCGACATGCGGCGGCCAATGGCTATGTGGCCTTGGCTGAGATGAGTGCTCCGCATGTTGGTTCGGGGGAGGACCTTGCCCAGCTCATGTCCATGGGACAGGCGTTTCCTCAGGTATTGCCATACTGGGGGCAGCTGGTTGGCAGTGCCGACGAGGCTCGCGACGTGCTGGCGCACTTGGCTGGTCTTGGCGTTGATGTGCTGGGATTGGCCGGGGACCTGAACATTGATGGTTCGCTGGGATCGCGCTCAGCACTGCTCCGCCAGCCCTACGCGGACGCCCCAGAGACTTGGGGCAAGGCACAGCTGACGGTCGAGCAGGTAGTCAAGCACCTGGCGGCCACGTCTGAATTGGGGCTGACAGGCGGCTTCCATGTCATTGGTGACGGCGGCATGGACATTGCCGTTGCCGGGCTTGAGGAAGCCACCAAAATGGTGGGCATAGACAAGATTCGCGCGGCAGGGCACCGGCTGGAACACGCCGAGATGGTGGACGATGCGGCCCTTGCGGCTCTGGCCCACCACGCCGTTGGGGTTTCTGTGCAGCCAGCCTTTGATGCCGCATGGGGTGGAAGCTCCGGAATGTATGCCCAACGATTGGGTGTACAGCGCGCGCTTGCGCTAAATCCGCTGGCGCGATTCTATGGCGCCGGTGTTCCAGCGTTCTTCGGTTCTGACGCTCCCGTCACGCCCCTGAACCCCTGGGCCAGTGTGCGTGCCGCGTTGAACCACCATGAAGAATCCTCACGGATTTCCGCGCGTGCAGCGTTCATTGCCCATACCCGCGCCGGTTGGCGCGCCGCCAAGTCCGAGAACCCCTTCCACGGTCAGTTGGCTCCGGGTGCGCCGGCCAGTTTCGCCATTTGGGATGTGGAACAGCTCATGGTTCAGGTCGCCGATGAAAGGGTGCAGTCATGGTCAACCGACCCCCGTGCCAGGACGCCGCTGTTGCCTGCGCTTGATGGTGACAACGATCCCCGCTGCCTTCAGACGGTCCATCTGGGGCGAGAACTGTACGCCAGCGAAGATTTCAACAGCATGGCCGAGCATGCATAA